The following proteins come from a genomic window of Chionomys nivalis chromosome 9, mChiNiv1.1, whole genome shotgun sequence:
- the Fam110a gene encoding protein FAM110A — MPVDTLSPAAPAAPALPFRLRTKVPSYLLPRPADGGARKLSAVERLEADKAKYVKSLHVANTRQEPVQPPLARQPLFSPGPRGPVLTPSRRVLPCPGRRPQLDIDILSSLINLCDSPVTPAEASRTPVRAEGSAHKVPPATPPRPPPTTVAVRRVDVRPLPASPARPCPSPGTTATSSPGRPPGLQRSKSDLSERFSRAAADLERFFNFCGLDPEEARGLGVAHLARASSDIVSLAGPSAGPCSSEGGCSRRSSATVEERALERVPYGVSVIERNARVIKWLYGLRQARDPPATEG; from the coding sequence ATGCCCGTGGACACTCTGAGCCCTGCAGCCCCCGCCGCTCCTGCCCTACCTTTTCGCCTGCGAACCAAGGTCCCCAGCTACCTGCTACCAAGGCCAGCGGATGGGGGAGCCCGGAAGCTGAGTGCCGTGGAACGCTTGGAGGCTGACAAGGCCAAGTATGTCAAGAGCCTCCATGTGGCCAACACCCGCCAGGAGCCTGTGCAACCCCCGCTGGCCCGACAGCCCCTCTTCAGCCCTGGTCCTAGGGGGCCAGTGCTCACTCCCAGCCGCCGAGTCTTGCCCTGTCCTGGTCGGCGGCCCCAATTGGACATTGACATCCTTAGCAGTCTCATCAACCTGTGTGATAGTCCTGTGACCCCAGCTGAGGCCAGCCGAACTCCTGTACGGGCAGAAGGATCTGCCCACAAGGTCCCACCAGCCACCCCTCCTCGTCCACCGCCTACTACGGTCGCTGTGCGCCGAGTGGATGTTCGTCCCCTACCTGCTTCACCTGCTCGTCCTTGTCCATCGCCTGGCACCACTGCCACCTCCAGCCCGGGTCGGCCACCTGGCCTGCAACGCTCCAAGTCGGACCTGAGCGAGCGCTTTTCCAGGGCAGCAGCCGACCTCGAGCGCTTTTTTAACTTCTGCGGCCTGGATCCCGAGGAAGCACGAGGATTGGGGGTGGCCCACCTAGCAAGGGCCAGCTCGGACATCGTGTCTCTAGCCGGCCCGAGTGCTGGACCTTGCAGCTCCGAAGGGGGCTGTTCACGCCGCAGCTCTGCTACAGTGGAGGAGCGGGCCCTGGAGCGTGTCCCCTACGGGGTGTCTGTGATTGAGCGCAATGCCCGCGTGATCAAGTGGCTGTATGGGTTGCGGCAGGCACGGGACCCTCCGGCTACTGAGGGCTAG